DNA sequence from the candidate division KSB1 bacterium genome:
GTAGCCGGACAGGCCGCGGATGAGCACCGTGATGATGCCGGCAGCTACGGCGTAGATCCACTTGCCCACCTTGGTGAAACAACAGGTGACCGGGTCGGTGAGCATAAACATTGCTCCAAACATTGCGCCACCGGCCAGCAACTGGAAAAGCGGCGGCGCGAACCTTTCAGGCCAGAGCGAGGAGCCAATTGCAGAAAAGACCGCCATTGCCCCCAAGTAACCTAACGGCAGGCGCCAGTTGGCCACTTTGGTGGCGACAAGGAACACTCCCCCGAGCAGGATCAGAAGTGCGGACGTCTCGCCGAGGGCGCCGGCCACCGTGCCTACAAACAGCTCCTTAAGGCCGGTCAAGGAATGCGTGGCCTTGTACGAAATGAGCGGCGTGGCGCCGGTGACAACATCCGCGGTCCATTTGGCAAATCCGCCTAAGCCGGAGCGAAACGGCTGCTGCCAGCGAGTCGTCATCGTCGCGGGAAAGGCGACCGCCAAGAAGAGCCGACCGATCATCGCCACGTTGAAGATGTTGCGTCCGGTGCCGCCAAAGGCTTCCTTGGCAAACACTGTGGCGAAGACGATGCCGACGGCAACCATCCAGAGAGGAATAGTGGGAGGCAGAATCAGCGGAAAGATGAGGCAGGTGACAAATGCCCCTTCGTGTATCTCCTCCTTGCGCGCATAGGCAAAGAGCCACTCGGTACCCACGCCGAAAACGTACGATACTGCTATGATGGCGATGCTGCGCCAGCCGAAGAAATAGATGGAAGCCAGGGTCGCGGGCATCAGCGCAAAAACGACCATAATCATGAAGCGTTTCAAATCCAAGGGGTCGCGCACATACGGGGGCGCCACTGGGACCTCTGGTTTCAGGAAGAAGAAAGCATCCAGGGCCTGCAGGGCAGTGCGCAAGGGAGAGAGGGCCTTGTACTTGCTCACAAGGCCATAGGCACTCTGGAAAAGACGCTCAAGCAGTCGCCGCATACTTTTCCTTCTCTTGCATCAGCGTCCGTTTTCCAAGGCGAATATCGGCCAGCAAGTCGATCTTCGATGGGCACACGTAGGAACAGAGCCCGCACTCGACGCACGAGAAGATGCCAAAGCGTTCGCTCTCCTCCACCAAACCGTGAGTCACCTGCTTGCTGAGCAAGTGGGGGATGATTTCCACCGGGCACACATCTTCGCAGTAGTTGCACTGCACACAAGGGCGCTTTTCCCCATGTAGACTGGCCACCAGACGCCGGGAGCCAAATGGGAGCATGGCGGCGAGGAAGGCGTTGCTCGAGGAAACACTTTTCGCACCTGGCCGGAAAGAGCCGAGCAACTCCGCCTGAGTAGGGAGCGGCAAGCAGGCGAGTGCGGCGGTCGAGCGGGTCACTGGGGCTTCCAGGTCGGTGACACGGACGCCGGTGAGAAGACCGCCAAGCACCAGATAGGGGTGGGCCTGGTCAATCAGCCGGCCGCTCACCAAAGCGCGCACGGTGGTGCCGACGGGCACCCTCACATAGCCGGGGCGGCTGAAGCCATTCCCGCCCAGCGCAAGAAGGCGTTTTGTGACCGGGCGTCCATCGACCACCGCCTCCTTGGCATGGAGCACCACCTGCGCATCCGCGACTACGGCCCCGAGTGCTGCTGGCGAGGTAGTGACCTTCTTGCGGGAAAGTAGTGCGGTGACTAGAAGGGCCGGGTGCTCTTGCGGGTACTTCGCCGCAAGAGGCCAGACGGTGAGCCAGGAAGGCGCCGCAGTTCGCCGGTAGACCTCGCCGAAGAGGTCGCTGTCCGCCCGGCTGTAGCCCACAGCTACGGTGGCCTCGGGAAATGCTTGGTGAAGCACGCGCAAGCCAGTTACAAAGTCGTCCAATCGCCCGTTGAGCAGCACTCGCGGCCTTGGCAGAAACGGCTCAGTGCTCAGGGCCGCGATGGCAACCACCTTCACCTGCTCTGTGGGCAAGGGACTGCGCGT
Encoded proteins:
- a CDS encoding 4Fe-4S dicluster domain-containing protein is translated as MLGRYRKSIRGGFHFPRLEGEPQGGVGEVPLSGPLWVPLRQGFGGTCQAVVKPGDRVVRGQVLGRANGELGWPVHAPASGTVAQMGAVTIADDLVPAICIEPDGRNEEERLPGATPSFERLQADEVQNLLHAAGVGSLFSQGLPSPLTRSPLPTEQVKVVAIAALSTEPFLPRPRVLLNGRLDDFVTGLRVLHQAFPEATVAVGYSRADSDLFGEVYRRTAAPSWLTVWPLAAKYPQEHPALLVTALLSRKKVTTSPAALGAVVADAQVVLHAKEAVVDGRPVTKRLLALGGNGFSRPGYVRVPVGTTVRALVSGRLIDQAHPYLVLGGLLTGVRVTDLEAPVTRSTAALACLPLPTQAELLGSFRPGAKSVSSSNAFLAAMLPFGSRRLVASLHGEKRPCVQCNYCEDVCPVEIIPHLLSKQVTHGLVEESERFGIFSCVECGLCSYVCPSKIDLLADIRLGKRTLMQEKEKYAATA
- a CDS encoding RnfABCDGE type electron transport complex subunit D; translation: MRRLLERLFQSAYGLVSKYKALSPLRTALQALDAFFFLKPEVPVAPPYVRDPLDLKRFMIMVVFALMPATLASIYFFGWRSIAIIAVSYVFGVGTEWLFAYARKEEIHEGAFVTCLIFPLILPPTIPLWMVAVGIVFATVFAKEAFGGTGRNIFNVAMIGRLFLAVAFPATMTTRWQQPFRSGLGGFAKWTADVVTGATPLISYKATHSLTGLKELFVGTVAGALGETSALLILLGGVFLVATKVANWRLPLGYLGAMAVFSAIGSSLWPERFAPPLFQLLAGGAMFGAMFMLTDPVTCCFTKVGKWIYAVAAGIITVLIRGLSGYVEGVMFAIIFMNTFAPLIDHLVLMAKYREVASR